A genomic stretch from Candidatus Hydrogenisulfobacillus filiaventi includes:
- a CDS encoding putative Glyco_trans_2-like domain-containing protein (Evidence 3 : Putative function from multiple computational evidences), which produces MISVIIPAFNAGPWITACLDSVWPWEEAEIVIVDDASVDDTAARLEAYLASRPREGVTLLRNADNLGPAAARNRGIAAARGDWVLFLDADNWVLPAIRPFSRTLDSQQAPMVFSEMLVAEGSTLTGAWYYRDVQRLDPAALLASQPEVILLRNYIDVFAFVARPVLDLERFDAAVLPGLEDWDLWVRLLLRGIRPRFVPEPLGVYRIRDGSLTIRQQADIHLQSARHLQLWARNLGRAEGQPEMQAAIAVAVARQCRRLLEEG; this is translated from the coding sequence ATGATTTCCGTCATCATCCCCGCCTTTAACGCCGGCCCCTGGATTACCGCCTGCCTTGACAGTGTGTGGCCCTGGGAAGAGGCGGAGATTGTGATCGTGGACGATGCTTCGGTTGACGACACCGCCGCCCGGCTAGAGGCCTACCTGGCATCCCGTCCCCGCGAGGGCGTAACCCTCCTCCGGAATGCGGACAACCTGGGCCCTGCTGCTGCGCGCAACCGCGGGATCGCCGCCGCTCGCGGCGACTGGGTCCTGTTTCTGGACGCGGACAATTGGGTACTGCCGGCCATCCGGCCCTTCTCCCGCACCTTGGACAGCCAGCAGGCCCCGATGGTGTTCTCGGAAATGCTGGTGGCCGAAGGCAGTACCCTCACCGGGGCTTGGTACTACCGGGATGTCCAGCGCCTGGACCCGGCGGCACTGCTGGCCAGCCAACCGGAAGTCATCTTGCTCCGCAACTACATCGACGTGTTTGCCTTCGTAGCCCGTCCGGTGCTGGACCTGGAGCGCTTCGATGCAGCCGTCTTGCCCGGGCTCGAGGACTGGGACCTGTGGGTGCGGCTGTTGTTACGAGGCATCCGTCCGCGCTTTGTGCCCGAACCGTTAGGGGTGTACCGGATTCGGGACGGGTCGCTGACCATCCGGCAGCAGGCGGATATCCACCTCCAATCCGCCCGCCACCTGCAGCTATGGGCCCGGAACCTAGGCCGGGCTGAGGGGCAGCCCGAAATGCAGGCCGCCATCGCTGTTGCCGTAGCCCGCCAGTGTCGGCGCCTCCTGGAGGAAGGGTAA
- a CDS encoding protein of unknown function (Evidence 5 : Unknown function) has translation MPPIPYSGRDPKVLLADRSALPFLQEAPTLAGYGNSDGGLHFGLPLSPA, from the coding sequence TTGCCTCCCATACCCTATTCGGGCCGGGATCCGAAAGTCCTGCTGGCTGACCGGTCGGCGTTACCCTTCCTCCAGGAGGCGCCGACACTGGCGGGCTACGGCAACAGCGATGGCGGCCTGCATTTCGGGCTGCCCCTCAGCCCGGCCTAG
- the oleS gene encoding Glucose-1-phosphate thymidylyltransferase, with translation MRQEPLRGLLLAGGTGSRLRPLTYTGAKQLLPVANKPILFYVVEAMVAAGVREIAVVVGDTRAEVEAALGDGRRFGATLTYVPQARPLGLADAVRTAQPVLGDAPFLMVLGDNLLRGGYGSLVERFRAGPWAAAILVSPVDRPQAFGVAVLDPAGRVVRLVEKPRDPPSRLALVGAYCFDPLVHTVIADLQPSPRGEYEITDAIQGLVDRGLPVDAAVVEGWWKDTGRPEDILEANRLVLEDRTEFRLEGTVSADSQVTGRVALGPGSRVVDSVLRGPAVLGADVVVEHAYIGPYTALGDGCVLRNSEIEHSVVLPGCRIEDVPARIDQSLLGRDVVLTGRPHRPRAVRLVLGDRSQAEL, from the coding sequence ATGCGCCAAGAACCCCTCCGGGGCCTCCTGCTGGCCGGTGGCACCGGCTCCCGGCTGCGGCCCCTCACCTATACCGGGGCCAAGCAGCTCCTGCCGGTGGCCAACAAGCCCATCCTCTTCTACGTGGTGGAGGCCATGGTCGCGGCCGGGGTGCGGGAGATTGCGGTGGTGGTGGGGGACACGCGGGCGGAGGTGGAGGCCGCACTGGGCGACGGCCGCCGCTTCGGGGCCACCCTGACCTATGTGCCCCAGGCCCGCCCCCTGGGCCTGGCCGATGCCGTGCGCACCGCGCAGCCGGTGCTGGGCGACGCCCCCTTCCTGATGGTGCTGGGCGACAACCTCCTCCGCGGCGGCTACGGCTCCCTGGTCGAGCGCTTCCGCGCCGGCCCCTGGGCGGCTGCCATCCTGGTTAGCCCGGTGGACCGCCCCCAGGCCTTCGGGGTGGCGGTGCTGGACCCCGCCGGCCGGGTGGTCCGCCTGGTGGAAAAGCCCCGGGACCCGCCCTCGCGCCTGGCCCTGGTGGGCGCCTACTGCTTCGACCCCCTGGTGCACACCGTGATTGCCGACCTGCAGCCGTCCCCCCGGGGTGAATATGAAATCACCGACGCCATCCAGGGCCTGGTCGACCGGGGCCTGCCCGTGGATGCGGCGGTGGTAGAGGGCTGGTGGAAGGACACCGGCCGGCCGGAGGACATCCTGGAGGCCAACCGCCTGGTCCTGGAGGACCGCACGGAATTCCGGCTGGAGGGGACGGTCAGCGCCGACAGCCAGGTGACCGGACGGGTAGCCCTGGGCCCCGGTAGCCGGGTGGTGGACAGCGTCCTCCGCGGGCCTGCGGTGCTGGGCGCGGACGTGGTGGTGGAGCACGCCTATATCGGGCCCTACACCGCCCTCGGCGACGGCTGTGTGCTCCGCAACAGCGAAATCGAGCACAGCGTGGTCCTGCCCGGCTGCCGCATCGAGGACGTCCCTGCCCGCATTGACCAGAGCCTCTTGGGCCGGGACGTGGTCCTCACCGGCCGGCCCCATCGCCCGCGGGCGGTGCGGCTGGTGCTGGGCGACCGCAGCCAGGCTGAACTCTAA